The genomic segment CGTTGCAAAACCTTCGTTGCCATCATGGAATTCTCTGTGTGTGGGTCGCTCGCATTGTCCAGTCGGAATTTACGCGCGTGTTGGATAGTTTTGTGATGCATGAATAAAAGCACTGGCTCGCCCACATCCGGTGGACACGAAGGCGCAGCGATTGGCCTGGAATGTTGCCTCCGCGAAATGGAAGCCGAGGCGACCATGCGCCCATGCGCATTCATAGGAGATTGACTGGGCATCGATCACGGGGCGGTGGGGCGACGTGCTCCGGTTAGTTCAGCGTAGGTTTCGCGCGTTGCGCGAATGCTCGCTATTGCTGCCGCGCGCACGAGATTGTCGATCTCGGGCGGCGGCGCTTCACCGCGCGAGATGTGCGGGCGCACCCCGGCATAGGGGATGTCAATGATCGCGAATCTAGTCGCGCGTCTCAACGTGGGCGAAACCTCGCCAAATAGCCGTCGGGTTATGTCGTCCAGGACAACGTCAAACTCCTTTCCCAGGCGCCGTGCTTCGCGCTCCATATCTGGCGGCCAGCCACCTCCTACAAACTCCTCCCTCCGATGCATGATCGCGATCCGAGCACCTGTTCGATCCGACCTGACCCACTGAGGAACGAACAGACTGGCGGCGATGGCGGCCTCGTTAGGATCGTCGTGTTGGAGCGCCGCTGAAAACCCCCGGTGAAATGCCGCAATCTTACCGAGCCACAGGCGGCCCAGCAGTTCATCGCGTGATTGAAACCGGTGATAGATCGATCCGGACGGCGCCCCAAGCGCATGGGCGATCGCGGACATCGTGGCGGCGGCTATGCCAGAGTTCGCTATGATACGCGCTGCGCTATCCAGAATCTGATGTTCGGTGAACTTCGATGGCCTGGGCATCCGAATTAGATACTAGATTCTATAATTAAAAACAAGTAGAGTCGCGAACGCCGTGCAGACCAGGAGGTTACCGATGACCGTCGCCGTCACGTGCTCATTGGCAGATCAGGTCAGACACGACAGAGTTCGCTGGTCGATCGGCCCTAACGCTAACTCGCGCAGTCAGCCGAATGCGTCAGAGCACAGGGCGTCTCACGCAAGCCTTCGAGGTCACGGGCGATGACCTTGCCACCTGGCCAGCGCCCGATCGCTTCCTTTCCGCGTTTCGGTTTACCGCGCTTCGCGAAGCGCTTTCCCAGGAAACCAGACACGGTGCGATTTGAATTGAGCAGTGATGGTCGTGTCGTCGGCGAAGTAGGGCCGGATCGTTGGGGAGCGTTGCCGCGAACGATCCAGCTCAGCGACTTCCATTGCGTCACAACCTGGAGCAGTCTCGGTCACCGCTGGGAAGGCGTTGGCTTTCGGGACTTCTGCACCGCGTTCGCTTTAACGCGAGCGTGCGAAGACCAACTGGTTGTGTTCCGCGGAAGCGATGGCTACCACGCCGCTTTGCCGCTGATCGACCTGTTGCAGCCGGACGTGCTGCTCGCCGATCGTTTGGACGGCGCGCCGCTCCCGGTGGCCCATGGAGCGCCGCTGCGGTTGGTGGCACCGGCCCACTACGGGTACAAGAACGTCAAACATATCGAGCGAATAGAGTTCGGCGTCCATCCGCGTCGCTATCGCCCGGCAGGGCCTGGCTTCATATTCCATCCGCGGGCTCGTGTCGCGATGGAGGAGCGCGGTGTCGGGTTTCCGGGGTGGCTCCTGCGGCGTGCATATCGGCCTTTGATCGCCCCCACCATAATGCGTTGCGCGGAAGCGCTCGAAATGTATCAGGCGAAGAATCATTCGCCAACGACGTCGGAGCATACGCCGAGACAACCTGCGTCGAAGTTGAGGTCAGGCGGTCAATGACTGATAACGGCCCGACATGAACGCGTATAAAACCTAATACCCGGAAGGCCACGTGAAGTTCGTCGCCGTCACCTATGGCACCGAGGGCGATACGCGCCCCATGGCGCTGCTTTGCCGGGCACTGATGGATGCCGGCCACCGTGTCCACCTGCTGGCCGACGTCGCCACGCTCGGCTACGCCGCGGCCCTCGGTGTACCGGCAACCGGCCTCGCCGGCGACATTCGCTCCGCGCTCCGGCAGGACACGATGCTTGCTAAAAGCGGCGGCGGTTTCGCCGACACGGCGAGCGCATTTGCCCGCATCGCCACCGCCAAATCCGAAGCGTGGCTCCGCACCGCGGCCGCCGCCGCAGAAGACTGCGACGCCGTGGTTCTCGGCGGTCTGGCCGCCTTCGTGGGCCTTTCTGCTGCGGAGGCCTTCGGCATTCCGGCCATCGGCACCGGGCTCATCCCGATTACGCCGACGCGTGAATTCGCCTCACCATTCGTGCGCCCGGGTACTGTGCCGCGCTGGCTGAACCGGACGAGCCACAGGCTGGTCAATGCATTGCTCTGGCGCATCTTCAAAACGTCCGTCAACGCGGCCCGCGCTGCCGTGTGCGGGCTGCCGCCACGCCGCAGTGTCTGGACCGACCATCCGATGCTCTACGGCATATCCCCAAGCCTCGTGCCGCAGCCAGCCGACTGGCCGCCAACCGCGCGGATCTGCGGCCAGTGGCTGGCGCCCGTGACCGACTGGTCGCCACCAGCAGCGTTGGGCGAGTTCCTCGCCGCAGGCGAGCCGCCAATTTATTTCGGTTTTGGCAGCATGGGGGGCCTGGGCGGCGCGCAGTTGATGCGCGAGGCGCTGGCGGCGCTACGCGGTCGGCGCGCGCTGTTCTACCCCGGCTGGGGCGGCGCAGTGGCCGCCGACTTGCCTGTTAACGTCCATCTGTTGGCGGACGTGCCACATGGGTGGCTATTTCCCCGCGTGGCGTTGGCGATCCATCATGGCGGTGCCGGCACTACCCACGCCGCGGCCCGCGCCGGCGTGCCCTCGGTGGTAGTCCCATTCGCGGGCGACCAGCCTTTCTGGGCCGATCGCCTGCACAAAGCTGGCGCTGCCCCATCGCCTGTCCCCGCCAAAAGCCTGAGTGCGGATCGGCTTGCGCGCGCCATCGACGAGGCGAACAGGGACGCTCCACGCGCCAGTGCCACGGCGCTCGCCGTGTCCATCGCGCGGGAGGATGGGTTGAAGGCGGCCGCCACGGCGATCGTAACTCTGGCGCGGCGCGACGTCTGGGGACGCCGCGGCCTTCAGTGAAAATCGATTTGTATCGCTAGTGGCTATGCCCCTCGGTGACGCATAGGTTTGTGCGCGCCAGGTTGTGTCCCGAGGTGAGGGGCGCCGGTCCGAGTTGAAAAGTCCGTTGGACCGCGGCTTACCAGACGCGATCCATTCAGCCCAGCAACGCTGATTATCCCGCTGCCCCCGGGAAGTAGGTAAGGTCGAGCGCTGGCGGCGTCACGGCCGTCTGCGAAAGCAGGGCGTGGACCTGTCCGCGATGGTGGGCGTGATGCAGGAAGAGCTGCGACAACACGAGATGGATCGGCATCTGCCTTGGCGTGCCGTCCATGCTGTTGAATGACAGGTTCCCAGCGCAGCCATCCTTATCCAAGATGAGGTCGGTAGTTTCGACGATCCGCACGTCTTCCACGAAGCGGGCATCGCGGAGGCTGGAGAAATCGACGCAGACCTCATAATCGAGCGATGGAATGTTGTGCGGCTCGCCGGTCAATCGAGCGAGCCAAATTCTGTCTGTGGCCAACAGATGGTTCAGCGTGCGATGGATCGATCCAAATGCACAAGCGCGGGGGCGAAAGTATTCGGTCGGATCTAATTCGGAGCACGCGGAGTAAATCCGCTGATTGGCCCAGCCTGTCCAGCGTGCTAACGTTCGGAAGCTGTCGAACATCACTTACCCCCAAGTTGCTGAAAGCTAGCCAGATCAGACGGGGTGTGTCGAATCGATTTCCCTAATCGAGAGAGAAGCCTCGCTAATGCCCGTGCGCCGCGACCTTTCGCCGACCCATTTGCTGCGCGCTTTCTCCGTATTGGCCCGCACTCGGAATTTTGGACGGACGGCCGCGGAACTCGGACTTACCCAGAGCGCCGTAAGCCAACGAATTGCGGCGCTGGAAGCTCGTCTCGACGTCCGTCTGTTCGACCGTCAGTCGAGCGCCCTCACCAACGCGGGCGAGGCCTACCTTGAGGCGGTCGTGCCTCTGCTCGAGCAACTGGCAGCCGCGGAGGAACGCGTCGCGTCCGATTGGTCGCGAAGTCGGAAGAACGTCGTTCGGCTAAGCATCGTGCCATCCTACGCGCGCTGCTGGTTGATGCCTCGTTTGTCAGCCCTGACCATGGAGTTGCGCGAAATCTCCCTCTACGTCCACGCCACGGACGCCCGAGTCTCCCTTGATGACGGAGAATTCGATCTCGCGATCCGTGTGCAGCCTGCCAATGCGGCGGCGGGCGACCGGATGACCCGAGAGGAAGACGTATTGGTTGCGGTCGCCCCGCCGACAATGGTCAAGTCTGCTCAAGCAGATCCTTTTCAAGACACCGTTTTGTTTGATGATGACTGCGGCCTTTTGGGCGTAGCGCCCGGTCATTCCTGGCAGGAATGGTACAGTGCGACAGGATACGAACGTCGAGAGACTGGTCGCATGGTTCAGTGCAGCGACGCTGGATTGATCGTGGAGGCGGTACGCAACGGTGCGGGCGCAGCGCTGGTCCGTCGTTCACTTGTCCAGGGAGACCTTGAGTCCGGCCACCTCGTTCAGGTCGGTCCTTCCGTCGCCAGCGCGGGCCAGACTGTTTTGCTGCAAAGGCCAAAGCAAAAACGAACCAGAGCTGCTACGTCGGTTGCGCGTTGGCTCTCCGAAGAGGCCCTCAGCACCTCAACATAGCGGGGCACCTGTCGCCGATCGCGCTAGCGACCGAACGCCTGGCTTGATCTGGATCAAGCCTCCGCGGTGGCCGCCCCGCTAGCTGCTCAGCAGCCGTCTGCCGGCCCGGAGGCAATGAGCCTTGAAGACGCTTCGTCAGCTTCTGTCCGCGGAGGACGTTGTCCAGCTCGTGATCCGGTTGGGCTTGCTCGGGCTGCTGATCTTCTGGACCTTCCTCGTGATACGGCCGTTCGTGCCGATCCTGAGCTGGAGCGCCGTGCTGGCCGTGGCGTTTCATCCCGTCTTCGCCTGGCTCGCCCAACGCCTCGGTGGCCGGCCCCGGACAGCTTCAGCCGTTCTCACCCTGGTCACGCTGGGCACCGTCATCGGTCCCGCCGCCTGGCTCGGCCTCAGTGCAGTCGAAGGGATCCGGGACCTCGCAGGCCAGATCGGCAGTGGCGATCTCGCGCTCCAGGCCGCACCGGAGCAGATCAGGAGCTGGCCGCTGATCGGTCCTCAGCTCTACGCGATCTGGAACGAGGCCTACACGAACATCCGTGCGGCGTTGCGCGAGGTGACGCCGTACTTGAAACCGCTCGCCGGAATGATGCTGTCGTTTGCCGGTGACACCGGAATTGGAATGCTCCAATTCCTGCTGTCGGTGATCGTCGCGGGTTTTCTGCTTCCGCACGGTGCGCAGTTCGTCGCCGCGCTCCGCGGCTTCCTGTTGCGCATCGTGCCCGGCCAGAGCGAGCACTTCCTCGAGCTCGCCGGCGCCACCATACGCGCCGTCGCGCAGGGCATCATCGGCGTCGCCATCCTTCAGGCCCTGCTGGCGGGCATCGGCTTCAAGCTCGCAGAGATCCCGAGCGCGGGACTGCTCGCGCTCGTCGTGCTCCTGCTGTCGATCGTCCAGATCGGCGCCGCCCCCGTTCTTCTCCCCGTGCTGGTCTGGATCTGGATGGACAAGGACGTGACCGTCGCCGTGCTGTTGACGGTCTATCTCGTCGTGGTCGGCCTGCTCGACAACGTGCTGAAGCCGCTCCTCATGGGGCGGGGCCTGACGACGCCGACGCTCGTCATCCTGATCGGGGTCATTGGCGGTACGCTCGCGCATGGGATCATCGGCCTGTTCATTGGGCCGATCATCCTGTCGGTGGCCTGGGAGCTTTCGACCGCGTGGATGGGGATCGGCCGCGCTACGCCCGCACGCGTCGATCAGGCGACCGTTGTCGCGAAGGATGCCGTCGAGGCGCGATTGACCTAGATTGAAAGGTTGACTTCAACCCGATGATGCTCCAATTCCTTGTCGGCACGCTCGTCAGCGTGATCAATATCGGAATCCACGCGCTCGTGACGGTGGTCGCCGTCACCATCGCCCGCAGTGCCGTCCCGCGCCATACCAGGCGGCCGCGATTGCACCTGATGAGCGCCATGATCGCGGTCGCCGTCGTGTTGAAGGCCGCCCACATGCTCGAAATTCTGACATGGGCGGTGACCTATCATGTCGTCCAGGCCGCCGCCGCCGACGCGGATATGCTCTACTTTGCGTTCGTCAACTACACCACGCTCGGCTATGGCGACATCACGCCGGTACGCGAATGGCGGCTGATCGGCCCGCTGACTGCCATGAACGGTGTTCTTCTGTTCGGCTGGTCCGCCGCCATTCTGTTCGAAGTCTTGCTCAAGACGCTCGACCGTCTCGGGCTCACGGAAAAACCCGGTGCGGACCTGCCGCGCACCTGATACTGTCGCCTCGGTCAATCGCGACCTTGCGGATCGTGAACGGCCTTTCGCCGGCTCAGGACTGCAGATCGAGGCTTGCGAGCTGGTGCCGGTCGAGCAGAACGATCTGGCGTTGGGTGTTGCCGATGAAGCCGAGAACGCCGAGCTCATGCAGTCGCGACAGAGCCCGCGAGACGGTCTCCAGCGTCAGGCCGAGATAGTCGGCGATATCGCGTCGCGACATCGGAAGCGCCATGACGCCGGCGGCCGTCAGGCGCTTGTCCATTTCGAGCAGGAACGCGGCGACGCGCTCCAGGGAGGTCTTGCGGCCGAGAAGCAGCATGTGGTCTTCCGCATGCTGGAGGTTGCTCGTGGTCATGCTGAGCAGGTTTCTGGCCACCATGGCATCGCCCTCGGCCACGGTTTCCAGGCTTTGGCGTTTGATCAGCCGCACCGTGGTGTCGACGATGGCTTCCGTCGTGAACCGATGCTCGCTGCCGTTCTCGAGCCCGAAAATGTCGCCGACGAGGTGAAATGCGCCGATCTGCCTGCGGCCGTCCGACAGCAGCTTGTAGCTTCGCACCGCGCCGGACTTGACCTGGTAGACATACTCGGCCGGCTCCTTCTCGCCGTAGATCTCGGAGCCTTTTCGGTAGGAAAATTCGCTTAAATTGACCAGTGCATTTGAATGACTTGCCATGCCGAGGTCGCGGAGAGTATTGGGACGCAGCGTGGAATCCGTCGTGATGCGAACGAACATAGGCCAACTCCTCAGCTTTTCCGCCTTTTCCGCCGAATTGGTCTGGCAAACGAAATGCTTTGCCGAGAATGCGCCGCGCAATCCCACTCCCGCCGAAGTTGATTTTCGACCAAGGAAGTATTCTTATCCATTGTCCCGAGGTTCATTGTACCAAAGGACAGCACTGGCGATTGCTGCGCTGGCTGAGAAGCCCAGCCACAGGGCAGATGCGACATATTGCGAAGCAGATATTTCGACCTTCAAACGTGAAGATCGATTTGAAAAATGAGTAGGACGTCGAGCGTCCCAATTGATTTTTGGCGAGAGGTAGAGTTGCCAGGCCTTGTTCACGTTGTTGACGACGACGCGTCCTTTCGGACCGCGATCGAGCGCCGGCTGAAGCTCGCGGGATACGAGGTAGCGACCTATGCTTCCGCAGTGGAGCTGCTGGACTCGCTGTCGGATGAGGAGCAGGTCGGGTGTATCCTGCTCGACGTCCGGATCCCTGGCCTGAGCGGTCCGGACCTGCAGGCCCGGCTGGTCGCGTCCGGTTCGATGTTGCCCATCATCTTCCTGACCGGTCATGCCGACACGCCAACGACGGTACGTGCGATCAAGGCCGGTGCGGAAGACTTCCTGACCAAACCGGTGTCGTCCGAGCAACTGCTCGATGCCATTGAGCGGGCGCTGGCCAGTCAGCGGACGGCGCGCGCCCAAGCCAGCAGGCTCGATTTGCTTCGTCGTCATCTGGCCGCGCTGACGCAGCGCGAGCGGCAGGTGTTTGATCTGATCGTGCGCGGCCGGATCAACAAGCAGATCGCGCATGAGCTGGGGACCACAGAGCGCACGGTGAAGGCGCACCGCCATCAAGTGATGGAGAAGATGCAGGTTCGCTCGCTGGCGGAGCTCGTTTCGATCGCAGAGCGTCTCGGAATGCTCGATCCGGACGAAGGCTGACGGCTTCAGGACGGCGTGAAGTTCCCTCAATCTGCCTGTCCCAAAGGACAATGCCAAGACGTGTTGACAGTGCGCGGCGAGCTGTGTGCTATAATGCACATACACCCGCGCAAAGAACGCGGAGCGATCGTATCCAATATCCCACCGTGGTCTTCCAGAAAGGCAAGTCGCCTTGCCCCTGCGCGAGTCCGTCTTTGTCGTAGACGACGATCTGTCCATGCGTACCAGCATGGACAGGCTCCTGCGAGGACACGGCTTCGCTACCACCCTGTTCGACACGGGTAGCGCCTTGCTCGATCACGGCAGGTTCCACACCGCGATCTGCATCATCCTCGACGTCAATCTGGGTGCAAAGTCCGGCATCGAGGTGCGGCGAAGCCTGGCTGAGAAAGGCATCGCGGCGCCGGTGATCTATGTCACCGGCAATGACAGCCCGGCAAACCGCGCCGCGGCGATTGCCTCAGGCTGCATCGCCTATCTGATCAAGCCCTTTGCGGCGCAGTCCTTGATCGAGTCCGTCGAGCGCGCCCGCGTCTTTTAGCTCCACGCCGGCCGTCATTCGTCGACATATTGCTCGAACGTCCTGGTCGGCGCCCCCGTGTGGGCGGAGGCAAATTGCGCCAAGGGAATCGAGGCCGTCAGGGCAAGAAGATTGGAATCGACGAGTTCGAGCAGAAGCGTCTGACCCTTTTCCATCTCCTCGACGATTGTTGGCGCCACGACGTCGGCCGCGATGCATAAATTGGTGAGACACCAGGTATAGGGAATGCGGAACGCGGCGCCATGGTCAACGGCCAATTTCGGTGATTGTTGCAGGTACATCCCGACCGGTACGAAAAGTTGCAGGCGGGCCGTGGGCGCGTCCTCCCGCTCGATCAGATCGATGCGCACGGCCGTCTGCCCGGTCGCGAACCGGCCGGTGATCGAGGTTCGGCAGAGGGTGGGCGCGCCGCCGGCCTTGAAGCACAATTTTTGCCAGCTGCCATAGCTGATGTCGTTTGCATCGCGCTGGCCGCGCGTTGCGAACTCGGGGGGCTTTTCGGATTGTGCCGCCTTGGACGAAGCGACAGCAGCGATCGTGGCGGCCCCGACTGCTGCAACAACCAGAAGGCCAGAGAGACAATCAAGAGCACGGGCCATCGCTGCAACTCCGAGATCGAGACTCAGTTCTGCGCATCGAGAAATTTGGCAACCAATGGCGACCAGAGCGGAACCGCGTCCGGCGAACCGATGAAGAAATGTCCCTCGTTGCCGAACGGCGGCATCAGGTGATATTCGGCCCGGCCGCCCGCGGCGATGAAGGCAGCGTGCATGCGCTTTGACAGCTCGGGACCGAAAAACGTGTCGTTCCCGATGTAGATCCACAGCATCGGCACGCGCGATGTGCGGCCGAAATCGGCGGTGGCCTCGACAAGGCGGTCGGGCGCGCAATTGTTGTTCGGCTTGCCGTCGACGCGTCCGCCGCGGCCCCCGGCAAAGACAATGATGGCCTTCACCTGAGTCGGATTCACGCTCGACAGGGCGATCGAGGCCCAGCCGCCGGCAGACTGGCCGACCACGATCACATCCTTCGGGATGATCCGCTTCTCGGCGGCCAGATAGTCAATGATCCAGAGATCGACCTGGGCGACCGCGAGGCCGGCATCACGGAAATTGGGATTGGTGCACTTTCCGATCTTCGAGAAGAACGGGCCGAACATCCCGCGTTCGGGGATGTCGATCGCCTGCGCGCCATAGCCGCTGCCCACTGGCGCCACCACGAGATAGCCGCGCTTCGCAAACCATTTGGCGGCGTCGCGAAATTCGACCAGCGGGAAAAGGCTGCGCTGGGTCGCGTCGAGCGAGACGCCGTGATTCATGATGACGAGCGGAAACGGTCCGTCGCCGACCGGGCGCACCAGATAGGCGAACATCGGCAGCGGCAGGGGCAGCGCCCAGATTTCCTCCTGGATGCGGACCTCGTCCCCGGCGCGCGTGGGCGATACGGCCATGAAGAGGGCGAGGAAGGTGATCGCGAGAGAATGGAGCAAGGCAGGTCCGCGTCGCATCCCCGCCTCCCTCAACCTGCGTAGGTTGCGGCCACGACGATCGGGCCGAGTACCGTGAGCACGACATTGCCGACCGCGTAGGGGACGGCGACGCCGAGCACCGGTGTCTGGCTCTCGGCAACGTCGCAGGCGCCGGTGACGGCGGCATCGACCGTCATCGCGCCGGCGAGCGCACCGCAGGTCACGACGGGGTTCATGCGCAGCAAATAATAGGCAACGAGCGTTCCGACCACCATCGGAACCAGCGT from the Bradyrhizobium sp. WBAH42 genome contains:
- a CDS encoding response regulator transcription factor, encoding MPLRESVFVVDDDLSMRTSMDRLLRGHGFATTLFDTGSALLDHGRFHTAICIILDVNLGAKSGIEVRRSLAEKGIAAPVIYVTGNDSPANRAAAIASGCIAYLIKPFAAQSLIESVERARVF
- a CDS encoding glycosyltransferase, whose protein sequence is MKFVAVTYGTEGDTRPMALLCRALMDAGHRVHLLADVATLGYAAALGVPATGLAGDIRSALRQDTMLAKSGGGFADTASAFARIATAKSEAWLRTAAAAAEDCDAVVLGGLAAFVGLSAAEAFGIPAIGTGLIPITPTREFASPFVRPGTVPRWLNRTSHRLVNALLWRIFKTSVNAARAAVCGLPPRRSVWTDHPMLYGISPSLVPQPADWPPTARICGQWLAPVTDWSPPAALGEFLAAGEPPIYFGFGSMGGLGGAQLMREALAALRGRRALFYPGWGGAVAADLPVNVHLLADVPHGWLFPRVALAIHHGGAGTTHAAARAGVPSVVVPFAGDQPFWADRLHKAGAAPSPVPAKSLSADRLARAIDEANRDAPRASATALAVSIAREDGLKAAATAIVTLARRDVWGRRGLQ
- a CDS encoding molybdopterin-dependent oxidoreductase — translated: MTLPPGQRPIASFPRFGLPRFAKRFPRKPDTVRFELSSDGRVVGEVGPDRWGALPRTIQLSDFHCVTTWSSLGHRWEGVGFRDFCTAFALTRACEDQLVVFRGSDGYHAALPLIDLLQPDVLLADRLDGAPLPVAHGAPLRLVAPAHYGYKNVKHIERIEFGVHPRRYRPAGPGFIFHPRARVAMEERGVGFPGWLLRRAYRPLIAPTIMRCAEALEMYQAKNHSPTTSEHTPRQPASKLRSGGQ
- a CDS encoding S9 family peptidase — encoded protein: MAVSPTRAGDEVRIQEEIWALPLPLPMFAYLVRPVGDGPFPLVIMNHGVSLDATQRSLFPLVEFRDAAKWFAKRGYLVVAPVGSGYGAQAIDIPERGMFGPFFSKIGKCTNPNFRDAGLAVAQVDLWIIDYLAAEKRIIPKDVIVVGQSAGGWASIALSSVNPTQVKAIIVFAGGRGGRVDGKPNNNCAPDRLVEATADFGRTSRVPMLWIYIGNDTFFGPELSKRMHAAFIAAGGRAEYHLMPPFGNEGHFFIGSPDAVPLWSPLVAKFLDAQN
- a CDS encoding helix-turn-helix domain-containing protein, with translation MFVRITTDSTLRPNTLRDLGMASHSNALVNLSEFSYRKGSEIYGEKEPAEYVYQVKSGAVRSYKLLSDGRRQIGAFHLVGDIFGLENGSEHRFTTEAIVDTTVRLIKRQSLETVAEGDAMVARNLLSMTTSNLQHAEDHMLLLGRKTSLERVAAFLLEMDKRLTAAGVMALPMSRRDIADYLGLTLETVSRALSRLHELGVLGFIGNTQRQIVLLDRHQLASLDLQS
- a CDS encoding response regulator transcription factor, which encodes MPGLVHVVDDDASFRTAIERRLKLAGYEVATYASAVELLDSLSDEEQVGCILLDVRIPGLSGPDLQARLVASGSMLPIIFLTGHADTPTTVRAIKAGAEDFLTKPVSSEQLLDAIERALASQRTARAQASRLDLLRRHLAALTQRERQVFDLIVRGRINKQIAHELGTTERTVKAHRHQVMEKMQVRSLAELVSIAERLGMLDPDEG
- a CDS encoding AI-2E family transporter — encoded protein: MKTLRQLLSAEDVVQLVIRLGLLGLLIFWTFLVIRPFVPILSWSAVLAVAFHPVFAWLAQRLGGRPRTASAVLTLVTLGTVIGPAAWLGLSAVEGIRDLAGQIGSGDLALQAAPEQIRSWPLIGPQLYAIWNEAYTNIRAALREVTPYLKPLAGMMLSFAGDTGIGMLQFLLSVIVAGFLLPHGAQFVAALRGFLLRIVPGQSEHFLELAGATIRAVAQGIIGVAILQALLAGIGFKLAEIPSAGLLALVVLLLSIVQIGAAPVLLPVLVWIWMDKDVTVAVLLTVYLVVVGLLDNVLKPLLMGRGLTTPTLVILIGVIGGTLAHGIIGLFIGPIILSVAWELSTAWMGIGRATPARVDQATVVAKDAVEARLT
- a CDS encoding potassium channel family protein, whose translation is MMLQFLVGTLVSVINIGIHALVTVVAVTIARSAVPRHTRRPRLHLMSAMIAVAVVLKAAHMLEILTWAVTYHVVQAAAADADMLYFAFVNYTTLGYGDITPVREWRLIGPLTAMNGVLLFGWSAAILFEVLLKTLDRLGLTEKPGADLPRT
- a CDS encoding TetR/AcrR family transcriptional regulator, which codes for MPRPSKFTEHQILDSAARIIANSGIAAATMSAIAHALGAPSGSIYHRFQSRDELLGRLWLGKIAAFHRGFSAALQHDDPNEAAIAASLFVPQWVRSDRTGARIAIMHRREEFVGGGWPPDMEREARRLGKEFDVVLDDITRRLFGEVSPTLRRATRFAIIDIPYAGVRPHISRGEAPPPEIDNLVRAAAIASIRATRETYAELTGARRPTAP
- a CDS encoding LysR family transcriptional regulator, with amino-acid sequence MPVRRDLSPTHLLRAFSVLARTRNFGRTAAELGLTQSAVSQRIAALEARLDVRLFDRQSSALTNAGEAYLEAVVPLLEQLAAAEERVASDWSRSRKNVVRLSIVPSYARCWLMPRLSALTMELREISLYVHATDARVSLDDGEFDLAIRVQPANAAAGDRMTREEDVLVAVAPPTMVKSAQADPFQDTVLFDDDCGLLGVAPGHSWQEWYSATGYERRETGRMVQCSDAGLIVEAVRNGAGAALVRRSLVQGDLESGHLVQVGPSVASAGQTVLLQRPKQKRTRAATSVARWLSEEALSTST
- a CDS encoding DinB family protein, which produces MFDSFRTLARWTGWANQRIYSACSELDPTEYFRPRACAFGSIHRTLNHLLATDRIWLARLTGEPHNIPSLDYEVCVDFSSLRDARFVEDVRIVETTDLILDKDGCAGNLSFNSMDGTPRQMPIHLVLSQLFLHHAHHRGQVHALLSQTAVTPPALDLTYFPGAAG
- a CDS encoding invasion associated locus B family protein, giving the protein MCFKAGGAPTLCRTSITGRFATGQTAVRIDLIEREDAPTARLQLFVPVGMYLQQSPKLAVDHGAAFRIPYTWCLTNLCIAADVVAPTIVEEMEKGQTLLLELVDSNLLALTASIPLAQFASAHTGAPTRTFEQYVDE